Proteins from a single region of Apium graveolens cultivar Ventura chromosome 7, ASM990537v1, whole genome shotgun sequence:
- the LOC141671101 gene encoding putative nucleoredoxin 1-2 encodes MPMPSVEDVARKEEEDFKILARGIWSIKPVDLNVSPGDKLSLESIFLNDPRPSVAKAFQELCGDKYVCIFMLPMSARHTESSFLDAMVLREVYQDIESSGGKFEVICVPTHAKAERNIHNGDYYNPLHHNFRIESCTPFPHMDTRDDICLERIARTIGLPEETTYLIIAPLKVRRVVSVFDNDFLHWHGAEAYPFTPQKLKQLALQDKALLSGKHDLSTLLSTPHRDYVISNDCTKVPISDLQQKTLCLLFYEDNLECKKRTEELKQVYEAHKDFEVVVVFSLTFGHDTSHLVGANGKFRSELKFWKVFCNMPWLALPFDDPKCRQLWRIFNRTKVYNDSCASNDSCPSKLIIIYSQGKYFREDGFQILEKTRFKSYPFMGKVVGQCTLEVREKQLSSILGQDVELIRDELIHGCRQQCGIGQEKYTVSKLLGASVVLLFIAGPWFSEFLSELKYYFYTKCETLYKFEVVYVPMNESSPSVHPYMLGSLSPVSNEKNFIPLFTYYFKDKMTQDAKEKFTLALVTFGPFGHYFKQGIISTTSSEDASQLFVDTFPFVDDVDKEFYKFTIRNG; translated from the exons ATGCCGATGCCTAGTGTGGAAGACGTGGCAAGAAAGGAAGAAGAAGATTTCAAGATACTAGCACGGGGAATCTGGTCTATTAAGCCAGTTGATCTCAATGTATCCCCCGGGGATAAGCTTTCTCTAGAATCCATTTTTTTAAATGACCCTAGACCTTCTGTGGCCAAG GCTTTTCAAGAACTATGTGGAGATAAATACGTGTGTATTTTCATGCTCCCTATGTCTGCTCGCCATACAGAATCATCTTTTCTTGATGCTATGGTACTCAGGGAAGTTTACCAAGACATTGAGTCTTCCGGTGGTAAATTCGAGGTAATTTGTGTGCCTACACATGCTAAAGCTGAGCGAAATATCCACAATGGTGATTACTACAATCCGCTTCATCACAATTTCCGAATAGAGTCGTGCACACCATTTCCTCATATGGATACGAGGGATGATATATGCTTGGAGCGAATAGCGAGGACAATCGGTCTCCCTGAGGAAACAACTTATCTTATCATTGCTCCTTTGAAGGTCAGAAGAGTTGTCAGTGTATTTGACAATGATTTTCTTCATTGGCATGGAGCTGAAGCTTATCCCTTTACCCCACAAAAGCTCAAACAACTAGCACTCCAAGATAAAGCATTGCTAAGTGGCAAACACGACTTGAGTACCCTTTTGTCGACACCTCATCGTGACTATGTTATCTCAAATGATTGCACTAAG GTACCTATTTCTGATCTACAACAAAAGACTCTTTGCCTCTTATTTTACGAAGATAATCTGGAGTGCAAAAAGCGGACAGAAGAACTTAAGCAGGTCTATGAAGCACACAAAGATTTCGAGGTGGTGGTTGTGTTCTCCCTTACTTTTGGGCATGACACTAGTCACTTGGTGGGAGCTAATGGGAAATTCAGATCAGAATTGAAATTCTGGAAAGTCTTCTGCAACATGCCATGGTTGGCACTCCCGTTCGATGACCCAAAATGTAGGCAGCTGTGGCGCATCTTTAATCGCACCAAAGTCTACAATGATTCTTGTGCATCCAATGATTCTTGTCCATCCAAGCTGATCATAATCTACTCTCAAGGAAAATACTTTAGGGAAGATGGCTTTCAAATCCTGGAGAAGACTAGATTCAAAAGTTATCCTTTCATGGGGAAGGTGGTGGGACAATGTACACTTGAAGTAAGAGAGAAGCAATTGTCCTCAATTCTGGGACAAGATGTTGAACTAATTCGTGATGAATTAATTCATGGTTGTAGGCAACAGTGTGGAATAGGGCAG GAAAAATATACAGTCTCTAAACTCTTGGGGGCCTCAGTTGTCTTACTTTTTATAGCAGGACCATGGTTTAGTGAATTTCTATCGGaactaaaatattatttttacaCAAAATGCGAGACTCTTTATAAGTTTGAGGTAGTGTATGTTCCAATGAATGAATCTTCACCTAGTGTCCATCCGTATATGCTTGGTAGTCTTTCTCCTGTTTCTAATGAGAAGAACTTTATTCCTCTCTTCACTTACTATTTTAAAGATAAAATGACTCAAGATGCAAAAGAGAAGTTTACTTTGGCGCTAGTTACTTTTGGGCCGTTTGGGCACTATTTTAAGCAGGGAATCATCTCTACCACGAGTTCTGAAGACGCGTCTCAGCTATTTGTGGATACCTTCCCCTTTGTGGATGATGTAGACAAAGAATTTTATAAATTCACAATTCGCAACGGATAA